From a region of the Latilactobacillus sakei genome:
- a CDS encoding PTS sorbitol transporter subunit IIA, with product MMIMQAEIVAIGAQAIDAAEPLVILFNEQATPAIKAVALIQRFTTANQSERLTMTTQSIVVIDGRPYQVTYVGALVNENLNNIGHVALIFDSAPEEDQLQSGLYLTPKDASLQGKPDFKVGTLIQYQETM from the coding sequence GTGATGATAATGCAAGCAGAGATCGTGGCAATCGGGGCCCAAGCAATTGATGCCGCCGAACCACTGGTTATTTTATTCAACGAACAAGCAACACCAGCGATTAAGGCCGTCGCCCTCATTCAACGTTTTACGACGGCTAATCAATCTGAACGACTTACGATGACAACTCAGTCAATCGTTGTGATTGATGGCCGACCATATCAAGTCACTTATGTTGGGGCACTGGTTAATGAAAATCTTAATAATATTGGGCATGTCGCGTTGATCTTTGATTCAGCACCAGAGGAAGATCAACTGCAAAGTGGCCTTTATTTGACACCTAAAGATGCTAGTTTGCAAGGCAAACCTGATTTTAAAGTGGGGACGCTAATCCAGTATCAAGAAACTATGTAG
- a CDS encoding glycerol phosphate lipoteichoic acid synthase produces the protein MKQIGHKIQAGLSTRWGFFLFAVALFWLKTIYAYQTKFNLGVKGGMQAFLMTINPIPTTLLLFGIALFMNGRKSYVTLMIIDLLTSIWLFSNILYYREFSDFLTFNLMKGSGAVSNNLGKSIAGIIEYSDFLVFADVLLLLILLATKIIKIDRRVFMKRNAFAITGLSVVLFGANLGIAEADRSGLLTRTFDNNYIVKYLGMNAYTVYDGVKTTKNNAIKANADSSSMSSVLKYMKDNRVAPNVEYTGVAKDKNVFVIHLESFQQFLIDYKWDNQEVTPNINKLYHDQNTLSFDNFFNQVGQGKTADAELMLENSLFGLPEGAAMVTQGTTNTFQAAPAILNQQGYTTASFHGDVPSFWNRDNTYKSWGYDYFFSSQYFKEGKDYNVGYGLKDKIFMQDSARYIEQLPQPFYAKLITVTNHYPYLLDKKNQSIAKTDTGDDTVDGYVQTAKYLDQALGEFMTWLQKTGLDKNSMLVLYGDHYGISGNHKKAVAKLLKKDEFNDFDNAQFQRVPFMVHMPGLKGGVNHTYGGEIDVLPTLLNLLGVKNNDTIQFGSDLLAANRNQTVVFRNGDYVAPDYTKVGSTYYDTKTGKELTKMTKAQKLRVLALSEHVTKELSLSDKVITGDLLRFYTPTGFEATDKTKLSYKVSDAKAQLKADKTKTSVIQKNNGKSTMNLYQTDAPELK, from the coding sequence ATGAAACAGATTGGTCATAAAATTCAGGCCGGATTAAGTACGCGCTGGGGCTTTTTCCTATTTGCGGTGGCTTTATTCTGGCTTAAAACGATTTATGCGTACCAAACAAAATTTAACTTAGGCGTCAAAGGCGGTATGCAAGCCTTCTTGATGACAATTAACCCGATTCCAACAACCTTATTGTTATTTGGGATTGCCCTATTTATGAATGGCCGTAAGTCGTACGTGACATTAATGATTATTGATTTATTAACGTCTATTTGGTTGTTCTCGAATATTCTCTATTACCGAGAATTTTCTGATTTTTTAACCTTTAACTTAATGAAAGGTTCAGGCGCGGTTTCTAATAACCTGGGGAAGAGTATTGCCGGCATTATTGAATATTCCGATTTCTTAGTTTTTGCAGATGTGCTGTTATTATTAATCTTATTGGCAACTAAAATAATTAAGATTGATCGGCGTGTTTTCATGAAACGGAATGCTTTTGCGATTACTGGGTTATCAGTTGTCTTATTCGGCGCTAACCTAGGGATTGCTGAAGCGGATCGTTCAGGGTTATTAACCCGGACTTTTGATAATAACTATATTGTCAAATATCTAGGGATGAATGCTTACACGGTTTATGATGGGGTTAAGACGACTAAGAATAACGCCATTAAGGCTAATGCTGATAGCAGTAGTATGAGCAGTGTTTTGAAGTATATGAAAGATAATCGAGTTGCACCTAATGTTGAATATACAGGGGTTGCTAAAGATAAAAACGTCTTTGTGATTCACTTGGAAAGTTTCCAACAGTTCTTGATTGACTACAAGTGGGATAATCAAGAAGTTACGCCAAACATCAATAAGCTCTATCATGATCAAAATACGTTAAGCTTTGATAATTTCTTTAATCAAGTTGGTCAAGGGAAGACCGCTGATGCTGAATTGATGCTTGAAAACTCGTTATTCGGGTTACCTGAAGGGGCCGCCATGGTCACACAGGGGACAACCAATACGTTCCAAGCAGCACCAGCCATCTTAAACCAACAAGGCTACACAACAGCTTCATTCCATGGGGATGTCCCAAGTTTTTGGAACCGGGATAATACCTACAAGTCATGGGGCTATGATTACTTCTTTAGTTCACAGTACTTCAAAGAAGGTAAGGACTATAATGTTGGTTACGGCTTGAAGGATAAGATTTTCATGCAAGATTCAGCCCGCTACATTGAACAATTACCACAACCGTTCTATGCAAAATTAATCACAGTTACGAACCATTATCCATACTTATTGGATAAGAAGAACCAATCGATTGCTAAAACCGATACTGGTGATGATACCGTTGATGGTTACGTTCAAACGGCTAAGTATTTAGACCAAGCACTAGGCGAATTTATGACTTGGTTGCAAAAGACAGGTTTGGATAAGAATAGTATGTTGGTCTTATACGGGGATCATTACGGGATTTCTGGTAATCATAAGAAGGCCGTTGCCAAGTTATTGAAAAAGGATGAATTCAATGACTTCGATAACGCTCAGTTCCAACGGGTACCATTCATGGTGCATATGCCTGGCTTAAAAGGCGGCGTTAACCATACGTATGGTGGTGAAATCGATGTCTTACCAACCTTATTGAATCTGCTAGGGGTTAAGAATAACGATACCATTCAATTCGGGTCCGATCTTCTAGCGGCTAACCGTAATCAAACCGTCGTCTTTAGAAATGGGGATTACGTGGCACCAGATTACACGAAGGTCGGTAGTACTTACTACGATACCAAGACAGGTAAGGAATTGACTAAGATGACCAAAGCGCAAAAACTCCGTGTCCTAGCGCTTAGTGAACACGTGACAAAGGAACTCTCATTGTCGGATAAAGTCATTACCGGTGATTTACTTCGTTTCTATACGCCAACAGGCTTTGAAGCAACTGATAAAACGAAGTTGAGTTACAAGGTTAGTGATGCTAAGGCACAACTAAAAGCTGATAAGACTAAAACGAGTGTTATTCAAAAGAACAATGGTAAATCGACGATGAATCTCTATCAAACAGATGCACCTGAATTGAAATAA
- a CDS encoding methionine adenosyltransferase, translating to MQERHLFTSESVSEGHPDKIADQISDAILDAMLAQDPQARVACETTVTTGLVLVVGEISTTAYVDIQKVVRETIKKIGYRDGQYGFDGDNCAVIVALDEQSPDIAQGVDDSLESREKDEDPLDKIGAGDQGLMFGFAVDQTPELMPLPIALSHRLMRKVAELRKSGQLAYLRPDAKAQVTVEYDENEQPKRVDTVVISTQHDEDVTLETIQKDMLEQVIKTVIPAEYLDDKTKYFINPTGRFVIGGPQGDSGLTGRKIIVDTYGGYARHGGGAFSGKDATKVDRSASYAARYIAKNIVAAGLARKCEVQLAYAIGVAQPVSVSVNTFETGTVSEEAIQTAIRENFDLRPAGIIKMLDLQRPIYKQTAAYGHFGRTDVDLSWERLDKVAALKASIAKLNH from the coding sequence ATGCAAGAAAGACATTTATTTACTTCGGAATCTGTTTCTGAAGGCCATCCAGATAAGATTGCAGATCAAATTAGTGATGCTATCTTAGATGCGATGTTAGCACAAGACCCACAAGCCCGTGTTGCTTGTGAGACAACCGTTACAACTGGATTAGTATTGGTCGTGGGTGAAATTTCAACGACGGCTTACGTTGATATCCAAAAGGTTGTCAGAGAAACAATCAAGAAGATTGGTTATCGTGATGGCCAATACGGTTTTGATGGCGACAACTGTGCGGTGATTGTAGCACTTGATGAACAATCACCAGATATTGCACAAGGGGTCGATGATTCACTTGAATCACGTGAGAAGGATGAAGATCCACTTGATAAGATTGGTGCAGGGGATCAGGGGTTAATGTTTGGCTTTGCTGTCGATCAAACACCTGAATTAATGCCATTACCAATTGCCTTATCACATCGCTTAATGCGTAAGGTTGCTGAACTACGTAAGAGTGGTCAGTTAGCCTATTTACGACCAGACGCAAAAGCACAAGTTACTGTTGAATATGATGAAAACGAACAACCAAAACGTGTTGATACCGTCGTCATTAGTACACAACACGATGAGGATGTTACTTTAGAGACCATTCAAAAGGACATGTTGGAACAAGTTATTAAAACGGTCATTCCGGCTGAATATTTGGATGATAAGACAAAATACTTCATTAACCCAACTGGCCGCTTCGTTATTGGTGGGCCACAAGGGGATTCCGGGTTAACTGGTCGCAAGATTATTGTGGATACTTATGGTGGTTATGCCCGCCATGGTGGCGGTGCGTTTTCTGGTAAGGACGCAACTAAGGTTGATCGTTCTGCTAGTTATGCAGCCCGTTATATTGCTAAGAATATTGTGGCTGCTGGTTTAGCGCGTAAATGTGAAGTACAACTAGCCTATGCAATTGGGGTGGCCCAACCGGTATCTGTTTCAGTGAATACTTTTGAAACAGGCACAGTGAGTGAAGAAGCCATTCAAACTGCAATTCGTGAGAACTTTGACTTACGACCTGCTGGGATTATTAAAATGTTAGATCTACAAAGACCTATTTATAAGCAGACAGCTGCTTATGGGCACTTTGGGCGTACAGATGTTGACCTTTCTTGGGAACGATTAGATAAAGTTGCTGCTTTAAAAGCAAGTATTGCTAAACTAAATCACTAA
- a CDS encoding DUF1634 domain-containing protein translates to MTDRKKEMAQIELVIGKILRVGVLVSATVLIIGMLLFLMHGGTGYGEHQFPTTFTMIFQGMAELKAGAVIMFGLFCLILTPVLRVVVSIYAFAKEGDYLYVWITVIVLVILIIGMTIGFIK, encoded by the coding sequence ATGACAGATCGTAAAAAAGAAATGGCGCAAATTGAATTAGTAATTGGTAAAATCTTACGAGTGGGTGTTTTAGTCTCAGCGACTGTCCTCATTATCGGGATGCTTCTATTTTTAATGCATGGTGGAACCGGCTATGGTGAACACCAATTTCCTACAACTTTTACAATGATTTTCCAAGGGATGGCTGAATTAAAAGCTGGGGCGGTTATTATGTTTGGCTTATTCTGTTTGATTTTAACCCCTGTTTTACGAGTGGTGGTTTCAATCTATGCTTTTGCTAAAGAAGGGGACTATCTGTATGTTTGGATCACGGTCATCGTTTTAGTGATTTTAATCATTGGGATGACGATTGGGTTTATCAAATAA
- a CDS encoding AI-2E family transporter, translating into MAEHKQTKEQSWFFKWFLNQKLPVILLNVFLILLIILLVTKLAWLLEPIQQLMLIVGLPIIIAAVLYYLINPLIDWLEHRWQLNRVLSITLIFIVIVALLAWGVATIIPIIQSQTTSLIKQWPSYWANIQKQTMSWFNDPSFKSLQKQLDDINTDMLSNVSGKVNKMLTSTVTHIGTAVGVVTNIVIAIVTMPFILFFMLKDGHRLKGYLVKFFPVRIRETTSQVLEEINGQVSQYIRGQLTVAFWVAVMFTVGYWIVGMKYGLTLGIMAGLLNLIPYLGSFLALVPSVVIAAFISPILLIKVLLVFAVEQTLEGRVVSPLVLGSKMSMYPVTTIIVLLASGKLFGLVGVIVGIPVYAIIKILVTHLFEWFKKVSGLYE; encoded by the coding sequence GTGGCTGAGCATAAACAAACGAAGGAACAATCTTGGTTTTTTAAATGGTTTTTAAATCAAAAATTACCGGTCATCTTATTGAATGTTTTTCTAATCTTGCTGATTATTCTGTTGGTAACTAAATTAGCATGGCTATTAGAACCCATTCAGCAATTGATGTTGATTGTTGGGTTACCGATTATTATTGCGGCAGTTCTTTATTATTTAATTAACCCGCTAATTGATTGGTTGGAACACCGTTGGCAACTTAATCGTGTTTTATCGATTACTTTGATTTTTATCGTGATTGTGGCGTTATTGGCTTGGGGGGTGGCAACGATTATTCCCATTATTCAATCACAAACGACGAGTTTAATTAAGCAATGGCCATCGTATTGGGCGAATATTCAAAAGCAGACGATGAGTTGGTTTAATGATCCTAGTTTTAAGTCCTTACAAAAACAATTAGATGATATCAATACGGATATGTTAAGTAACGTCTCTGGTAAAGTGAATAAGATGTTAACATCAACTGTGACCCATATCGGGACAGCCGTCGGGGTCGTGACAAACATTGTAATCGCAATTGTGACGATGCCGTTTATTCTCTTTTTTATGCTAAAAGACGGTCATCGGTTGAAAGGCTACCTTGTTAAATTCTTCCCCGTCCGAATTCGGGAAACTACCAGTCAGGTTTTAGAAGAAATTAACGGACAAGTCAGTCAATATATTCGGGGTCAGTTGACCGTTGCTTTTTGGGTAGCAGTGATGTTTACAGTTGGTTATTGGATTGTTGGGATGAAATACGGGCTAACGCTAGGGATTATGGCAGGGCTATTGAACTTGATTCCATATTTGGGATCATTTCTAGCATTGGTGCCATCGGTCGTCATTGCAGCTTTTATCTCACCGATTTTACTGATCAAGGTCTTGTTGGTGTTTGCTGTTGAGCAAACACTGGAAGGACGAGTAGTCTCGCCGTTGGTGCTTGGCAGCAAGATGTCGATGTATCCAGTCACGACGATTATTGTCTTATTGGCCTCCGGGAAGTTATTCGGATTGGTTGGCGTCATTGTCGGGATTCCAGTTTATGCAATTATTAAAATCCTGGTGACACACTTATTTGAATGGTTTAAAAAGGTATCAGGCTTATACGAATAA
- a CDS encoding MFS transporter, whose amino-acid sequence MEKRKTNVLLVTIALFVATFMTAIEGTIVSTAMPTIISNLHGMRLMNWVFSIYLLTNAMMTPIYGKMADRIGRKPIFIFGLVLFVIGSSLCGLSNHMETLIISRAIQGLGAGAIMPVSFTIIADIYPIEKRAKVLGFNGSAWGIASIIAPLLGGFIVDKLTWHWIFFINVPIGLITIGLIWYFLQEEKRTSDQPIDYWGSFWLMMALLGLLYGFQLMGETHLSWGLLVPALVIAVVAFILFVRVEKKAQDPIISLSLFKNRTFVVQNAVAALVSGFLIGFEVYMPMWMQGILGLKASMGGFVVTPSSIMWIFASLWAGQLLVKHAPQRILMGSLAILLGGSIVLSLVPQTTPFWFFLMVAACLGIGFGMIITTTTVTSQSVAGSDKVGVATSFNTLSRTLGQTLMVSVYGIILNRQLAKGISGDSRLNQNMLNELINPETAAKLPQNLLPDLRHILYNGLHYIYFASIVLILVAMWINLSDRRQKQ is encoded by the coding sequence ATGGAGAAGAGAAAAACAAATGTATTATTAGTAACAATTGCGTTGTTTGTCGCGACATTTATGACGGCAATTGAAGGGACAATCGTCTCAACGGCAATGCCAACGATTATTAGTAACTTACATGGGATGCGTTTGATGAATTGGGTGTTCTCAATTTATTTATTAACGAATGCGATGATGACACCGATTTATGGGAAGATGGCGGATCGGATTGGCCGCAAACCAATTTTTATTTTTGGGTTAGTGCTATTCGTGATTGGCTCATCATTGTGTGGGTTATCCAACCATATGGAGACCTTAATCATTTCCCGGGCAATACAAGGGTTAGGTGCTGGGGCAATTATGCCGGTTTCTTTCACCATCATTGCTGATATTTATCCAATTGAAAAACGGGCCAAAGTCCTAGGCTTTAACGGTTCTGCGTGGGGGATTGCCTCAATTATTGCGCCACTTTTAGGTGGGTTTATCGTTGATAAATTAACGTGGCATTGGATTTTCTTCATCAATGTTCCCATCGGTTTAATTACGATTGGTTTAATTTGGTATTTCTTACAAGAAGAAAAACGGACAAGTGATCAACCAATTGATTATTGGGGGAGCTTCTGGTTAATGATGGCCCTCTTAGGCCTCTTGTATGGCTTCCAATTAATGGGTGAGACCCACTTATCATGGGGCTTATTAGTACCAGCGCTTGTGATTGCCGTTGTTGCTTTCATTTTATTTGTCCGCGTTGAAAAGAAAGCACAAGATCCGATTATTTCATTATCATTATTTAAAAACCGGACCTTCGTGGTTCAAAATGCAGTGGCTGCTTTAGTGAGTGGCTTCTTGATTGGTTTTGAAGTTTACATGCCAATGTGGATGCAAGGTATTCTTGGTTTGAAGGCTTCAATGGGGGGCTTTGTGGTGACACCAAGTTCAATTATGTGGATCTTCGCTTCGTTGTGGGCCGGCCAGTTATTAGTGAAACATGCACCACAACGTATTTTAATGGGGAGTTTAGCAATTTTACTCGGTGGCAGTATTGTTTTATCACTCGTGCCACAAACAACGCCGTTTTGGTTCTTCTTAATGGTCGCCGCTTGTTTAGGGATTGGCTTTGGGATGATCATTACAACGACTACTGTTACGTCACAGAGCGTTGCTGGTTCGGACAAAGTGGGGGTTGCAACTTCATTTAACACACTGAGCCGAACATTGGGTCAAACGCTAATGGTGTCAGTTTACGGGATTATTTTAAACCGTCAATTGGCTAAGGGGATTAGTGGCGATTCACGGTTGAATCAAAATATGCTTAACGAATTAATTAATCCGGAAACAGCTGCTAAATTACCGCAAAACTTATTACCAGATTTACGGCATATTCTGTATAATGGCTTACATTATATCTACTTTGCTTCAATCGTCTTAATCTTAGTTGCAATGTGGATTAATTTATCAGATCGTCGTCAAAAGCAATAA
- a CDS encoding oxidoreductase has product MQPTIGFIGIGVMGSSMVKNLLKANYAVVVYNRTKQKADEVVSLGAKWADTPAAVTTQSDVVLSMVGYPQDVEAIYYGDDGIFSAVTPDKIVVDMTTSTPTLAQKIAATASELGLQALDAPVSGGDIGAQNGTLTVMVGGDQAAYEQVESVFEAVGQTVQRFGEAGKGQHTKMANQIMIAGTMTGMTEMLVYAQAAGLDLPAVLKTVNGGSAQNWSLANYGPRILAGDYTPGFFAKHFLKDLKIALEESEKMGLNLPATRQAKKLYARLVNEAGLGNDGTQALIKLWTDSIK; this is encoded by the coding sequence ATGCAACCAACAATCGGCTTTATCGGTATCGGTGTAATGGGGAGCAGTATGGTTAAAAATCTATTGAAAGCAAATTACGCAGTCGTCGTTTACAATCGAACGAAACAAAAGGCGGATGAAGTGGTCAGCTTAGGTGCAAAATGGGCGGACACACCAGCAGCTGTTACGACCCAAAGTGATGTTGTCTTATCAATGGTTGGTTATCCACAAGATGTGGAAGCCATTTATTACGGGGATGACGGTATTTTTAGCGCGGTCACACCGGATAAAATTGTTGTCGATATGACAACCAGTACCCCAACTTTGGCCCAAAAAATTGCGGCCACAGCTAGTGAATTAGGCTTGCAAGCATTAGATGCTCCCGTTTCAGGTGGGGATATTGGTGCTCAAAACGGTACTTTAACGGTGATGGTCGGTGGTGATCAAGCCGCTTATGAACAAGTTGAGTCCGTTTTTGAAGCGGTTGGACAAACTGTGCAACGGTTTGGCGAAGCCGGTAAGGGCCAACATACCAAGATGGCCAATCAAATTATGATTGCTGGTACAATGACTGGGATGACAGAAATGTTGGTTTATGCTCAAGCAGCCGGCTTAGATTTACCAGCCGTCTTAAAAACGGTCAATGGTGGGAGCGCTCAAAATTGGAGCCTCGCAAATTATGGTCCTCGGATTCTAGCGGGCGATTATACACCTGGCTTTTTTGCAAAACATTTCTTGAAGGATTTGAAGATTGCCTTAGAGGAATCTGAGAAAATGGGTCTCAATTTACCAGCCACACGTCAAGCTAAGAAATTATACGCGAGATTAGTGAATGAAGCGGGCCTTGGCAATGATGGGACACAAGCCTTGATTAAATTATGGACAGATTCTATAAAATAA
- a CDS encoding glycosyltransferase family 4 protein, translated as MNIGIFTDTYFPQVSGVATSIKTLKEGLEKKGHSVYIFTTTDPHVDKETIEPNIFRFASVPFVSFTDRRIAVRGLFHAYQVAKELDLDIVHTQTEFSMGYIGKFVAKNLKIPCLHTYHTMYEDYLHYVLNGKLLRPYHVKQMSKAFLYHMSGIVAPSERVSQTLNRYQVKAPIRIIPTGVDISRYEKQVTLDVRKSLGLTKEQPVLLSLSRVAYEKRIDIIIDALPRLVAQKPDLMLVIVGEGPAREDLEAQVAKLGMSEHVIFTGMIDNDEVSNYYHMADLFVSASDSESQGLTYIEAMAAEVKIVVMASPYASELLTDPSIGTTFTTEDEMLHQILNYLNHPGAFDDPAPRQNKLHAISADYFAEQMIQFYKQSQVLYDELKLDQDDLLELEDMDTKK; from the coding sequence TTGAATATTGGGATATTTACGGACACCTACTTTCCACAAGTTAGCGGTGTGGCAACCTCCATTAAAACTTTAAAAGAGGGGCTCGAGAAGAAGGGGCACTCTGTTTACATATTTACAACAACTGATCCCCATGTTGATAAAGAAACGATTGAACCGAACATTTTCCGCTTTGCCAGTGTACCGTTTGTGTCATTTACGGATCGCCGGATTGCTGTTCGGGGCCTTTTTCATGCCTATCAGGTTGCTAAAGAATTAGATTTAGACATCGTGCATACCCAAACTGAATTTTCGATGGGGTATATCGGCAAGTTTGTCGCTAAGAATTTGAAAATTCCCTGTCTGCACACGTATCACACGATGTACGAAGATTATTTACATTACGTCTTAAACGGGAAGCTTTTGCGTCCTTATCATGTTAAACAGATGAGTAAGGCCTTTTTATACCACATGTCGGGGATTGTCGCACCGTCTGAACGGGTTTCTCAAACGTTGAATCGGTACCAAGTCAAAGCGCCGATTCGGATTATTCCAACCGGGGTTGACATTAGTCGGTACGAAAAACAAGTAACGTTAGATGTGCGGAAGTCCTTAGGCTTAACAAAGGAACAACCCGTCTTACTATCGTTAAGTCGAGTGGCTTACGAAAAACGGATCGATATTATTATCGATGCACTGCCACGTTTGGTCGCACAAAAGCCAGATTTAATGTTGGTGATTGTGGGCGAAGGGCCAGCGCGTGAGGATTTGGAAGCGCAAGTGGCTAAATTAGGGATGAGCGAACACGTTATTTTTACCGGCATGATTGATAACGATGAGGTTTCTAATTATTATCACATGGCGGATTTATTCGTTTCAGCGAGTGATTCTGAATCACAAGGGCTGACGTATATTGAAGCCATGGCGGCTGAAGTCAAAATTGTCGTGATGGCTAGCCCTTACGCCAGTGAATTATTGACGGATCCGTCGATTGGCACGACTTTTACAACTGAAGATGAAATGCTGCACCAAATCTTGAATTACTTGAATCATCCGGGGGCCTTTGATGATCCGGCACCCCGGCAAAATAAGTTGCATGCAATATCGGCAGACTACTTTGCTGAACAGATGATCCAATTTTACAAGCAATCACAAGTGCTATACGATGAACTGAAACTAGATCAAGATGATTTATTAGAATTAGAAGATATGGATACTAAAAAATAA
- a CDS encoding 6-phosphogluconolactonase encodes MTEEVLIGGYTRRIGKGIYRGTLSPETATITDIKPYITLDNASYLAISKQQILYTVVKEGEQGGIAAYDISGATPVYLNAVLAAGAPPAYVAVDEARQLVYAANYHKGEILVYAIQNDGHLVLANTVQHTGHGPRPEQASAHVHYTDLTPDNRLAVCDLGTDELTTYTIAANGDLTKTATYHSEPGFGTRHLVFHPNHQVAYLLGELSSEVTVLNYDASTGEFTAVETYSMLPDDWHEANGGAAIRISQDGQFLYASNRGYNSIVVYRISDDGQQLTAIQQMSTDGEFPRDFNLSANDQFLFAVNQNSDNGTLYHRDAQTGLLTPCQKGLETPEGVCVLFR; translated from the coding sequence ATGACTGAAGAAGTTTTAATTGGGGGTTATACCCGTCGAATTGGTAAGGGCATTTATCGTGGTACGCTCTCACCTGAAACCGCAACAATCACTGATATTAAACCTTATATCACTTTAGATAACGCCTCATATTTGGCTATTTCCAAACAACAAATTTTATATACTGTGGTTAAAGAAGGCGAACAAGGCGGCATTGCTGCTTACGATATTTCTGGCGCCACACCGGTTTATTTAAACGCGGTCTTAGCCGCTGGTGCCCCACCAGCATACGTGGCTGTCGATGAGGCGCGTCAATTGGTCTACGCTGCTAATTACCATAAAGGCGAAATTCTGGTTTATGCCATTCAAAATGATGGCCACCTCGTATTAGCCAACACGGTCCAACACACTGGTCATGGCCCTCGTCCAGAACAAGCAAGCGCCCACGTTCATTATACCGATCTCACACCAGATAATCGCTTAGCTGTCTGTGATTTAGGCACCGATGAACTAACAACCTATACAATCGCAGCCAATGGCGACTTAACTAAGACAGCAACTTACCATAGTGAACCTGGTTTTGGAACTCGGCATCTTGTTTTTCATCCCAACCACCAAGTGGCTTATCTTTTAGGTGAACTTTCAAGTGAAGTGACGGTTCTTAACTACGACGCAAGCACTGGTGAATTTACAGCCGTTGAAACTTATTCAATGTTGCCAGATGATTGGCATGAGGCTAATGGTGGTGCGGCGATCCGTATTTCACAAGACGGCCAATTCCTCTACGCCTCAAATCGTGGCTATAACTCAATTGTGGTCTACCGTATCAGTGACGACGGGCAACAACTTACAGCTATTCAACAAATGTCAACAGATGGCGAGTTTCCTCGTGACTTCAACCTCTCTGCTAATGATCAATTTCTCTTTGCCGTTAATCAAAATAGCGATAATGGCACACTTTATCATCGCGATGCCCAAACTGGTTTATTAACCCCTTGTCAAAAAGGTTTAGAGACCCCAGAAGGCGTTTGTGTCCTATTCCGATAA
- a CDS encoding transcriptional repressor gives MSQTIVEQTLRKLKANNVRITPQRQAVLEFMIGTHMHPTADDVYQALAGRFPNMSVATIYNNLRLFTELGVIEEMTYGDASSHFDFAQTKHYHAICDRCGKVVDIFYPGLEDVEIVAQNLTGFMVTGHRMEVHGICPECQLVNR, from the coding sequence ATGAGTCAAACAATTGTGGAACAGACGCTGCGAAAGTTGAAAGCGAACAATGTACGAATTACACCGCAAAGACAGGCCGTTTTGGAATTTATGATTGGTACGCATATGCACCCAACTGCTGATGATGTTTATCAAGCGTTAGCAGGCCGGTTTCCGAATATGAGTGTTGCAACAATTTATAATAACTTGCGGTTATTTACAGAGCTAGGTGTCATAGAAGAAATGACCTATGGGGATGCCTCGAGTCATTTTGATTTTGCGCAGACTAAACATTACCATGCCATCTGTGATCGTTGTGGGAAAGTAGTTGACATTTTTTACCCAGGACTAGAAGATGTTGAAATAGTTGCCCAGAACTTAACTGGTTTTATGGTGACGGGCCACCGGATGGAAGTTCATGGTATCTGCCCAGAATGTCAGTTGGTCAATCGCTAA
- a CDS encoding DUF1797 domain-containing protein — translation MQSSQLVAIIKRLVAMQEDQSAEVQERRFEKEGDLKATVSYDPQAQAFELEDSSTHQQFQFDNIDLVAMELYDLLAD, via the coding sequence ATGCAATCATCACAGTTAGTTGCGATTATCAAACGTCTGGTAGCAATGCAAGAAGATCAAAGCGCTGAGGTTCAAGAAAGACGTTTTGAAAAGGAAGGCGATTTAAAAGCGACTGTTAGCTATGATCCACAAGCACAAGCCTTTGAACTTGAAGACAGTAGCACACATCAACAATTCCAATTTGACAATATTGATTTAGTCGCAATGGAACTATACGATTTATTAGCAGACTAG